A stretch of Myroides oncorhynchi DNA encodes these proteins:
- a CDS encoding type IV toxin-antitoxin system AbiEi family antitoxin, whose protein sequence is MYRDNDYIYDAITALQETSKLVIEIYSNRGEYDGIVDIEGEQFYMFAKKDARLIHANLIVNEIVNHQSFKKEKNYIVIADYIANESKEVFKNNNVNYLDTSGNAYIYTKKLRIYIDGRKKSKNETNSSGSKIFQDAGIKLLYVLLSNKDAINYSLRELSANAAIALGSVSNIMKELQEENFIIKSSKGRHLKNREVLLQKWVAAYNEVLKPKLFRKSYLIKDGFELSNNNDVLSYQIGGELAASKLTNYLIPKDYEIYYSEDLIDIAKQFKLIPDNNGNLKIYNKFWIDNNESYNQTLASNLIIYADLIGTNNDRNRETAQIILENGL, encoded by the coding sequence ATGTATAGAGATAATGATTACATCTACGATGCCATCACAGCATTACAAGAAACATCTAAATTAGTTATAGAAATCTATAGTAATAGAGGTGAATATGATGGTATAGTAGATATTGAGGGAGAGCAATTTTATATGTTTGCAAAAAAAGATGCAAGATTAATTCATGCAAATCTTATTGTAAATGAAATAGTAAATCATCAATCTTTTAAGAAAGAAAAAAATTACATAGTAATTGCAGATTATATAGCAAACGAATCAAAAGAAGTATTTAAAAATAATAACGTAAATTATTTAGATACCTCAGGTAATGCCTATATATATACTAAAAAATTAAGGATATATATTGATGGTAGAAAGAAGAGTAAAAATGAAACGAATAGTTCAGGCTCTAAAATATTTCAAGATGCTGGAATTAAACTTCTTTATGTATTATTAAGTAATAAAGATGCTATTAATTATTCTTTAAGAGAATTATCAGCTAATGCGGCTATTGCATTAGGCTCTGTAAGTAATATAATGAAAGAATTACAAGAAGAAAACTTCATTATTAAATCATCTAAAGGCCGTCATTTAAAAAACAGAGAAGTACTACTTCAAAAGTGGGTAGCAGCCTATAATGAAGTATTAAAACCAAAATTATTTCGTAAATCATACCTAATTAAAGATGGTTTTGAATTATCTAATAACAATGATGTTTTATCTTACCAAATTGGCGGAGAATTAGCTGCCTCAAAACTGACGAATTACTTAATTCCAAAAGATTATGAAATTTATTATTCAGAAGATTTAATTGATATAGCTAAACAATTTAAATTAATTCCTGACAATAATGGAAATTTAAAAATTTACAATAAATTTTGGATTGACAATAACGAATCTTATAATCAGACATTAGCTTCAAATCTAATAATTTATGCAGATTTAATAGGAACTAATAATGATCGTAACCGCGAAACTGCGCAAATTATTTTAGAAAATGGATTATAA
- a CDS encoding IS110 family transposase: MKYKIAKTIESKQKLFVGIDVHLISWTVTILIENIVHKTFTQPAVASVLADYLIKNFPDCEYHSAYEAGFSGFRSHYELLDLGINNIVINASDIPTTQKEMFQKNDPVDSRKIARALRAGQLQPIHVLKIQTLEDRSLVRTRDMLVKDLVRLKCRVKAFLHFYGIDIPIQFNSRVLMHTGLNAL, encoded by the coding sequence ATGAAGTACAAAATAGCTAAAACTATTGAAAGTAAACAAAAACTTTTTGTTGGAATAGATGTACATCTAATAAGTTGGACAGTGACAATCTTGATAGAAAATATTGTTCATAAGACTTTTACCCAGCCTGCTGTAGCTTCTGTTTTAGCAGACTATCTAATTAAAAATTTTCCTGATTGTGAATATCATTCTGCATATGAAGCGGGATTCAGTGGATTTAGATCCCATTACGAATTGCTTGATTTAGGAATAAACAATATCGTGATTAATGCATCGGACATTCCCACTACACAAAAAGAGATGTTCCAAAAGAATGATCCTGTGGACAGTCGAAAAATTGCAAGGGCCCTAAGGGCAGGACAGCTTCAACCTATCCACGTTCTGAAAATACAAACTTTAGAAGATCGTTCTCTTGTCAGAACACGTGACATGTTGGTGAAAGACTTGGTTAGGCTGAAGTGCAGGGTTAAGGCTTTTCTTCACTTTTATGGGATAGACATACCAATACAATTCAATTCAAGAGTCCTTATGCACACTGGATTAAACGCTTTATAA